From the Armatimonas rosea genome, one window contains:
- a CDS encoding DUF488 family protein has protein sequence MARSSTLARFEISGEILGEDVISQLAGEKCKLPGGEREEKDLVVSWQLLSEEWQLHRSHLKEYGTERLRRRWIVPFLETLGFSLEYQKAHIQFGDKRTIPISHRGSGIPIWILDYDELPDDKVVTGRRNQSPHELFQDYLDATESDAWGIICNGRTIRLLHDYHKTLTRNYVEVDLESVFESLDLDAFRALWRIFHAKGFQPGKEGRRPIELLRDYSRQEGAEIGRELRFSVLEALKTLGNGFLAADRQGRLLEILRADSEGLAMFYQALLRIVYRLLFLLYIENKPGWTPAINPVWASSYSIARLREQAEELSATRGDAEDHWEGLKVVFGMIRDGNEFFDIHPYGGELFDDERLGPLKGAPLGNADLLRAIRQLTTFMRNKQPYRVNFRHLRIEALGSVYEALLDLAPVLTENGLFDFGEGTDRKLSGSYYTPASLVNELIQSALVPVIADRLKDKQNKEDREAALLSITVVDPACGSGHFLLQALDTLAAKLCEIRMEGEEPDEKTIRAARRDVVTHCIHGVDLRPMAVELCKFQLWLQVAHPELPLSYLEPAIRCGNALVGVPLTRQAEAAEATIRAEREALEQAGEIKKAAKLVYTGWRPAQPILPDEALAPVGEDDKQRAAKARAENSVFVQTGQRTLSAEDAALDAAHSRQHARAEAYRPLRDSETSREAIRRKQERFLAYRRSAEYAEEKLVADLWTAAFFWRHSADDEAEVPTTEWLQRAGANPNVVPPTMAAEADRIIELVRPFHWELEFPDVFEAGGFDGILGNPPWERIKLQEQEFFASRAPQIAKAANKAARQRMIDQLRTENPDLYGAFHLAKHAAEAESKFVRKAGRFPLTAVGDVNTYALFSETARTLVSPRGRAGIIVPTGIATDDTTKVFFGSLVETGTLESYFGFKNERFLFLKPVEHTVTFGLLTMLGVGMEAKQMEFTWLCYTIEELHDPARRIVLTRDDIERANPNTRTCPVFRTRADADLTKDIYSRVPVLWNERTHQNPWGIRFQRMLDMANDSGLFRNSIPVAEDLGGGSDSGMGEVSAPPEATIPADDSSVVTTEVWSVGYGNRSRDEFFRLLERYEITHLVDVRTMPYSRRMPDFNREELERQAARYGIRYLHMGEELGGRPSDPSCYDSQGHVVYQLVEQAHFFRRGITKLLKAAEHSDRRVCMMCSELKPQDCHRTKLIGQHLWQKGVALRHISESGALLEQAEVMRRIMGDQEDLFGGDLRSRKSYRK, from the coding sequence CCTGGGTGAGGATGTTATCTCCCAGCTCGCTGGAGAGAAGTGTAAACTTCCTGGTGGTGAGCGTGAAGAAAAAGACCTTGTCGTGTCCTGGCAGTTGCTCTCGGAAGAGTGGCAACTCCATAGAAGCCACCTGAAAGAATATGGGACAGAGCGCCTAAGACGGCGGTGGATCGTGCCTTTTTTGGAGACATTGGGTTTCTCCTTGGAGTATCAAAAGGCGCACATTCAGTTTGGTGACAAGAGAACCATTCCGATCAGTCATCGGGGCAGTGGTATTCCCATCTGGATTCTTGACTACGACGAGTTGCCGGACGATAAGGTCGTCACGGGGCGACGCAACCAGAGTCCTCATGAGTTGTTCCAGGACTACTTGGATGCGACCGAGTCGGATGCTTGGGGAATTATCTGCAATGGTCGAACCATCCGGTTGCTCCATGACTACCATAAGACCCTGACCCGGAACTATGTCGAAGTTGATCTTGAGTCCGTTTTTGAGAGCCTTGATCTCGATGCTTTCCGCGCACTTTGGCGGATTTTCCATGCTAAGGGATTTCAGCCGGGAAAAGAGGGCCGCCGCCCGATTGAGCTTCTTCGCGACTACAGCCGCCAAGAAGGGGCAGAGATCGGGCGGGAGCTACGCTTCTCCGTGCTGGAGGCGCTCAAGACTCTGGGTAACGGTTTTCTGGCCGCAGATCGCCAGGGCCGTTTACTAGAGATCCTACGGGCTGATTCCGAGGGGCTGGCAATGTTCTACCAAGCGCTCCTGCGAATCGTTTACCGCCTGCTTTTCCTGCTCTATATCGAAAACAAACCCGGCTGGACTCCGGCGATAAATCCTGTTTGGGCATCGAGCTACAGCATCGCTCGGCTTCGTGAGCAGGCTGAGGAGCTTTCAGCCACGCGTGGCGATGCAGAAGATCATTGGGAGGGGCTCAAGGTCGTCTTTGGGATGATCCGAGATGGCAATGAGTTCTTTGATATCCATCCTTATGGCGGTGAGCTTTTCGATGATGAGCGACTTGGACCGCTTAAAGGAGCGCCTCTTGGCAATGCCGATCTGTTACGAGCAATTCGTCAGCTCACGACCTTCATGCGCAACAAACAGCCATATAGGGTGAACTTCCGCCACCTGCGCATTGAGGCTTTGGGGAGCGTCTACGAGGCCCTGCTTGACCTTGCACCAGTTCTCACTGAAAACGGTCTTTTTGATTTTGGGGAGGGAACTGACCGCAAGCTCTCGGGGAGCTACTACACTCCAGCAAGCCTCGTCAACGAGCTGATTCAGTCGGCGCTGGTGCCAGTTATTGCAGATCGGCTGAAAGACAAACAAAACAAAGAAGATCGTGAGGCGGCTCTACTCTCGATAACTGTGGTGGACCCTGCCTGTGGCTCCGGCCATTTCCTTCTTCAGGCATTGGATACGCTGGCGGCGAAGCTCTGTGAGATTCGTATGGAGGGCGAGGAGCCCGACGAAAAAACAATTCGGGCGGCGCGGCGAGATGTGGTGACGCACTGTATCCATGGCGTTGACCTTCGCCCCATGGCAGTGGAGCTGTGTAAGTTCCAGCTATGGCTCCAGGTGGCACACCCTGAGCTTCCGCTGTCCTATTTGGAACCCGCTATTCGGTGTGGCAACGCTCTAGTAGGAGTGCCGCTGACACGTCAGGCTGAAGCGGCTGAGGCCACCATTCGAGCAGAGCGTGAAGCGTTGGAGCAAGCGGGCGAGATCAAGAAAGCAGCTAAGCTGGTTTACACCGGCTGGCGGCCCGCTCAACCAATACTCCCAGATGAGGCACTTGCGCCGGTTGGCGAAGATGATAAGCAGCGTGCGGCGAAGGCTCGTGCAGAGAATAGTGTCTTCGTGCAGACAGGGCAACGCACTCTCAGTGCGGAAGATGCAGCTCTGGACGCGGCGCACTCACGGCAACACGCTCGCGCAGAGGCATACCGTCCCCTTCGGGATTCTGAAACATCACGTGAAGCAATCCGGCGAAAGCAAGAGCGATTCTTAGCCTATCGCCGGAGTGCTGAGTATGCGGAAGAGAAGCTGGTTGCGGATCTTTGGACAGCAGCGTTCTTCTGGCGGCACTCTGCCGACGACGAGGCGGAGGTACCGACGACCGAGTGGCTTCAGCGGGCGGGCGCGAACCCCAATGTAGTTCCTCCGACGATGGCTGCGGAGGCAGACCGGATCATCGAGCTTGTACGCCCTTTCCACTGGGAGTTGGAGTTCCCCGACGTTTTTGAGGCGGGAGGCTTCGATGGTATTTTGGGGAACCCGCCTTGGGAGCGTATTAAGCTACAAGAGCAGGAGTTCTTTGCATCGCGCGCCCCGCAAATTGCCAAGGCAGCAAATAAGGCAGCTCGGCAGCGAATGATCGATCAGCTCCGCACGGAAAATCCTGACCTCTACGGAGCCTTTCATCTGGCCAAACATGCAGCGGAAGCGGAGAGCAAGTTTGTTCGCAAAGCTGGCCGCTTTCCGCTGACTGCCGTTGGGGATGTGAATACCTATGCTCTATTTTCGGAGACCGCAAGGACACTGGTTTCACCGAGAGGACGTGCTGGGATAATCGTTCCTACGGGCATTGCGACCGACGATACGACGAAAGTCTTCTTCGGTTCGCTGGTTGAGACGGGGACGTTGGAAAGCTATTTTGGTTTCAAGAATGAGCGTTTTCTGTTTTTGAAGCCTGTTGAACATACAGTCACTTTTGGGTTGCTGACGATGCTGGGGGTAGGTATGGAAGCTAAGCAGATGGAGTTCACTTGGCTCTGTTACACAATCGAGGAGTTGCATGATCCAGCTCGGCGAATAGTCCTGACACGTGATGATATCGAGCGAGCCAATCCAAACACCCGCACGTGTCCCGTGTTTCGTACTCGTGCTGATGCGGATCTCACCAAAGACATCTACAGTCGAGTGCCGGTGCTATGGAACGAACGTACCCACCAGAACCCTTGGGGGATACGGTTCCAGAGAATGCTGGATATGGCCAATGACTCTGGCCTCTTTAGGAATTCCATTCCAGTAGCTGAAGATTTAGGTGGTGGTAGTGACAGCGGAATGGGTGAAGTGTCTGCTCCACCAGAAGCCACCATACCTGCTGATGATTCTTCTGTTGTGACAACTGAGGTCTGGTCGGTTGGCTATGGGAATCGTTCTCGTGACGAGTTTTTTCGTTTACTAGAAAGGTACGAGATCACGCATCTGGTTGATGTGCGAACAATGCCCTATAGCCGCCGGATGCCTGATTTTAATCGTGAAGAGTTAGAGCGTCAGGCAGCCCGATATGGGATTCGATACCTGCATATGGGTGAGGAACTAGGCGGTCGTCCTTCTGATCCTAGCTGCTATGACTCGCAGGGGCATGTGGTCTATCAGCTCGTCGAGCAGGCTCATTTCTTCCGACGTGGCATAACCAAGTTACTCAAGGCTGCTGAGCACTCAGATAGGCGTGTCTGCATGATGTGCAGTGAGCTGAAGCCGCAAGATTGCCACCGAACAAAACTTATCGGCCAACATCTCTGGCAAAAGGGAGTTGCCCTTCGTCATATCTCAGAATCCGGCGCATTGCTTGAACAAGCAGAAGTTATGCGGCGCATCATGGGAGATCAAGAAGACCTCTTTGGGGGAGATCTTCGCTCTCGAAAGTCATACAGAAAGTAG